The sequence AAGAACACCCTCACCTGTCCTGCAGCCTATCTCTTTGTTGAGAAATTGAAGACTCGAGTATAAAAATAACCTCTTGCTATCCGTTACGAATGGTGCAAGAGGCTTTTTCTTATTTTCCAAAAGAATAGATGCGCAAAAGAGCTTTCTTCTTTTGGTCTTCAATGATGGATTGGAAGTGGTGAAAATTAGCATGAAACTGTTCTTGGAAATTGGTTGGAATCCCTTTATTGAAGGACATGGCGTGCAAAAATATTGGATGATTTCCTTTTTTATAGAGTTCCCCTTGAAAGAAGTAGGACCCAGTTTTTTTATCGACCGAAACGAGAGATGAACGCCAGCGTCCTTTGCGGGTATGACGAGGTCTCCAACGAATTTTCAATTGCTTTTTGTAAAAATACCAGCCCATGATGTCAATGGTGACAGTTGTTTGTTTATCAGGATCTAAGTAGTCAACCGGAACCTTGTATACATTCCCCCTTTGAGATTGGATGAAGGGATGAAAATCCATTAAATGCTTATATTCCTTATCGGATACAATGTCCATCTTGGGTTCTGATGGTTGGCGGTTCTCCTGTCGAACGGTTGAGCGAAAAGGGTCATAGGTCTGATTGGCAAGGCGAATTCGTTCTTCCTCAGCCTCCAAGTTTGCCAATTCATGAGCCGTTTTGGGGCTTTGTTTCAGAAAAGACAAGACCTGATCAGACTTTTGATATGTTTGAAAAACTTCTTTTAATTGCAGCGGTTTATCTGTTGTTTGCTGCTTGTCTCGAGGAGCTTGGAGGATAAGAATTTGATGTAGACAATCTAGTGGGATGGCCCCTAACTCCAAAAGAAGTTCTTCCAATGAAAAAATACTAGCCTTTTTAAAGGACTGGGTTCGACCATTATCTGCCAAATGATTGACCAATTGTAATTGGTTGTCATCTTGGAAGAGAACAAGGTATCCAGACTCTTGGTGGTTCAGTTGGATGACGGGAATGGCATAATAATGGTGGTAGGGTTTTAAGTGGAGTAAATCTCCGAGCTGTGTTGAATTCATAGCCTTTATTATATCATAGAGACTGGATTTCTTACGGCAAACTTCTTGCAGATTTTTTAGAAAATACTATACTAGACCAATAGCTCAAAGGAGATAGTTATGGAAAAATTTTGTCAATCCTGTGCCATGCCCCTCAATCTACACGGCCAAGATGTGAGAGGAACTGAGGCAGATGGAAGTCAGTCTACAAGCTATTGTTCTTATTGTTATGCCAAGGGGGCTTTTTTGGAGCCTGATATCAGTTTTGAACAGATGGTTGCTAAAGGAAAAAAAGCGATTTCAAACGGTCAAGGAAATGGTTTTGTAAAATTCTTGATGAAAGCTTCTTACCCATTTATGCTGAAAAAAGCCAAACGTTGGCAGGTTCAAAAATAAAGGGATGTAGATGAGTTGGGACAGTCCTCCCTGCTCATTTTTTGTTATAATGTAACTTATGAACGATTTAATCAAGCATAAGTTGGAGCTGCTTCCGGACAGTCCGGGTTGCTACCTCCACAAAAACAAGTACGGAAAGATTATCTATGTGGGCAAGGCCAAAAACCTGCGCAATCGGGTGCGGTCTTATTTTCGTGGTGCCCATGATACCAAGACAGAGGCCTTAGTATCTGAAATTGCCGATTTTGAATTTATCGTAACGGATTCCAATATCGAGGCCCTCTTGCTGGAAATCAATCTGATTCAGGAAAACAAGCCTCGCTATAACATTATGCTCAAGGATGACAAGTCCTATCCCTTTATCAAGATTACCAAGGAACGTCACCCACGGCTGATGATTACACGGCAGATAAAAAAGGATGGTGGTCAGTATTTTGGTCCCTATCCAGATGTGGGTGCGGCCAACCAGACCCTCAAACTATTGGAACGCCTCTATCCTTTCCGCAAGTGTAAATTGCCTGAGAACAAGTATTGTCTTTATTATCATTTGGGGCAATGTCTGGCCCATGGGGAAAACCTGCCCAGCCTATCCGACTATGACAAGATGGCTAAGGAGGTTGCCCAGTTCTTGACGGGGCATGATGATAAGATTGTCAAGGAAGTTCAGGCCAAGATGAAAACGGCAGC is a genomic window of Streptococcus sp. 29896 containing:
- a CDS encoding zinc ribbon domain-containing protein, translating into MEKFCQSCAMPLNLHGQDVRGTEADGSQSTSYCSYCYAKGAFLEPDISFEQMVAKGKKAISNGQGNGFVKFLMKASYPFMLKKAKRWQVQK